The following are encoded together in the Daucus carota subsp. sativus chromosome 5, DH1 v3.0, whole genome shotgun sequence genome:
- the LOC108222407 gene encoding PTI1-like tyrosine-protein kinase At3g15890 has protein sequence MGSSLSCCSDEKVEEGISSPVDGPWRIFTYKELNVATNGFSEEHKLGEGGFGSVYWGKTSDGLQIAVKKLKSMNSKAEMEFAVEVEVLGRVRHKNLLGLRGYCADADQRLIVYDYMPNLSLLSHLHGQFATDVQLDWKKRMKIAIGSAEGLVYLHHEVSPHIIHRDVKASNVLLDSNFEPLVADFGFAKLIPDGVSHMTTRVKGTLGYLAPEYAMWGKVSESCDVYSFGILLLEIFTGRKPIEKLPGGVKRTITEWAEPLITKGKFKDIVDPKLRGNFDENQLKQCINAAALCVQSEPDNRPTMKEVAELLKGYQGKGGGMATTKMRLNSVKYKEELMALDDQSSDEDGGYDESRSAYGVFGAMEVQRMQDPYRRPYGDRR, from the exons ATGGGGTCTTCATTAAGTTGTTGCAGTGATGAGAAAGTCGAAGAAGG GATTTCATCACCAGTGGATGGTCCCTGGAGAATTTTTACCTACAAAGAGTTGAATGTGGCAACTAATGGATTTAGTGAGGAGCACAAACTTGGAGAGGGAGGATTCGGAAGCGTTTACTGGGGAAAAACCTCTGATGGACTTCAG ATAGCTGTAAAGAAGTTGAAATCTATGAATTCAAAAGCAGAGATGGAATTCGCTGTGGAGGTTGAAGTTTTAGGAAGGGTACGACACAAGAATTTATTGGGGCTTAGGGGCTACTGTGCGGATGCTGACCAGCGCCTAATTGTGTATGATTACATGCCCAACCTCAGTTTGTTATCTCATCTACACGGCCAGTTTGCCACTGATGTTCAGTTAGATTGGAAGAAAAGAATGAAGATTGCTATTGGTTCTGCTGAAGGTTTGGT GTATTTGCACCATGAAGTGTCACCCCACATCATCCACAGAGATGTAAAGGCTAGTAATGTGTTACTTGATTCAAATTTCGAGCCACTAGTTGCTGATTTTGGATTCGCCAAGCTTATTCCAGATGGTGTTAGCCACATGACCACTCGAGTCAAGGGAACATTAGGATACCTTGCACCAGAATATGCAATGTGGGGAAAGGTTTCTGAGAGTTGTGATGTGTATAGTTTTGGGATCCTACTACTAGAGATCTTCACTGGAAGAAAGCCAATTGAGAAGCTCCCTGGTGGTGTCAAAAGGACAATAACTGAATGGGCGGAGCCACTGATCACAAAAGGAAAATTCAAAGATATTGTTGATCCAAAACTTCGTGGGAATTTTGATGAAAATCAGCTAAAACAATGCATCAATGCTGCAGCCTTGTGTGTACAGAGTGAACCGGATAACAGGCCTACAATGAAAGAAGTGGCTGAGTTGCTCAAAGGATATCAAGGTAAAGGAGGTGGAATGGCTACAACAAAGATGAGGCTTAATAGTGTCAAGTACAAGGAAGAACTTATGGCACTTGATGATCAAAGTAGTGATGAGGATGGTGGTTATGATGAGAGCCGAAGTGCTTATGGCGTCTTTGGCGCCATGGAGGTGCAGAGGATGCAAGATCCGTATAGGCGACCTTATGGTGATCGCAGATAA